TGTTGTGCGCAATTTAAAGCAGAGGATTGAATCTCTCGGTATGGAAGATAAGATTTTTGACGTTGTTGTTCCTACGGAAAAAAAGATAAAGATAAAAGGAGGAAAAAGAAAGGTTATAGAAGAGAAAGTTTACCCGGGTTATGTGCTGGTTGAGATGATAGTGACAGATAACTCATGGTATGTTGTCAGGAATACCCCTCGAGTTACAGGTTTCGTAGGCGCAGGCACTACCCCGACTCCGCTTGATGCCAGTGAAATAGAGTCTTTGTTTAAGAAGATGGATGGCGGAAACGCAAAACACAAGATAGATGTTGTAATAGGCGAGACGGTTCAGATTAACGACGGACCGTTTAAAGATTTTGAGGGCAAGGTGTCAGAAGTGGATGACTCCCGTGGCAAGGTAAAAGTCCTGGTTTCTATCTTTGGGAGGGAAACACCGGTAGAGTTGGACTTCTTGCAAATTAGGAAACTTTAATATAAACTAGCCACTAGTAGATAGCCATTAGCCACTAAAATTACCAAAATTAGTGATACTCTATTGGCTAAACCCTATTGGCTAACGACTAAATTAAATGGCAAAAGCAATTAAATCAATCATAAAACTTCAAATTCCGGCTGGGAAGGCTAATCCTGCTCCTCCTGTTGGGCCTGCTTTAGGTCAGCATGGCGTGAATATTGGAGATTTCGTAAAGAAATTCAATGATGCGAGCCAAGATAAGATGGGCGACATAATACCTGTTGAGATATATGTATACGATGATCGAAGTTTTGACTTTAAGATGAAGACCCCTCCGGCTTCAGACTTATTGAGGAAGGCGGCTGGCGTGGAGAAAGGTTCCGGTAAAAATATAACAAGTAAAGTTGGAAAGGTGACTAAAGCTCAAGTTCGCGAGATTGCTGAGAGGAAGATGGAGGATCTAAATGCCAATGATGTGGAGGCGGCGATGAAGATCATAGAAGGGAGCGCTCGCTCCATGGGCATAGAAGTGCAATAGGCACTTCTATGGACCTTGCCAGATATTTCTTGAAAGCATGAAAAGAAATATCGACAAGGTGTACTGTTCCTGTAAGGAATAGAAGCAACAGCTTAAATAAAATAAAACGCCTCGCTTTGTCGGGGCGTTTTATTTTGCTATAATGATCCTTATGGATAAATATGAGATTGAAGTGAAGAGTCTATTGGGGAACGAGTCTATGGCGCAAGCCTTTAGAGAGAAGATGGTGGAGATTGACCCGAGTGTGGAAACTATCTCTCGGCATAGTCAGATAAACCATTATTTTATAGATGGTGATATTAATTTTCTCCATGAGAAGATGCTGGCACATGTTCCACAAGAGAAGCATGAGAACTTAAGAAATATTATTGTTGATGGAAAAAATCATTCTATAAGAGTGCGGTTGGCCGATGAAGATTTGATATTCGTCATCAAGTCTTCTATAGATGACACTACAAGCGATAACGGTATCTCACGGCTTGAGTTTGAACATAAGATGCCACACTTGAGCATTGATGAGTTAGATCAAATATTATTTGATGCTGGTTTTTCTTATCAGGCCAAGTGGTCTAGGGAAAGGGAAGAGTATAAGTTAGGTGATATAAATATTTGTTTGGATAAAAATGCAGGTTACGGTTATTTAGTTGAATTTGAATCAGTGGTGAGTGATGCTAGTGAAGCGGAAGAAGTGAAAGATAGGATATATAGATTGATGGAAAAGATGGAGGCCGAAGAGCTTGATCAAGACAGGCTCGCGCGGATGTTTGAACACTATAATAATAATTGGAAGGATTACTATGGCACGGATAAGGTTTTTTCAATAGAGTAGATTTGATACATAGTCAATATAGATTAAAGTTTCTTATTTGTAATAATAATTAAAATGGTTTTATCTTTTCAGGATATAAAAAGAATGATCTCAGGGCAAAATCCTATTATTTTGTCTGATATCCCCTTTGCCGAAAATCAGATTCAACCCTCTACTATTGATTGTAGGCTTGGTAATAGGGTTTATCGTATGAGCACTGCAATGATACCAAGAAGAGAGGAGTCAATCGC
This region of Patescibacteria group bacterium genomic DNA includes:
- the nusG gene encoding transcription termination/antitermination protein NusG, with protein sequence MAKQELQTGRNWYAIHTYAGYEDAVVRNLKQRIESLGMEDKIFDVVVPTEKKIKIKGGKRKVIEEKVYPGYVLVEMIVTDNSWYVVRNTPRVTGFVGAGTTPTPLDASEIESLFKKMDGGNAKHKIDVVIGETVQINDGPFKDFEGKVSEVDDSRGKVKVLVSIFGRETPVELDFLQIRKL
- the rplK gene encoding 50S ribosomal protein L11, producing the protein MAKAIKSIIKLQIPAGKANPAPPVGPALGQHGVNIGDFVKKFNDASQDKMGDIIPVEIYVYDDRSFDFKMKTPPASDLLRKAAGVEKGSGKNITSKVGKVTKAQVREIAERKMEDLNANDVEAAMKIIEGSARSMGIEVQ
- a CDS encoding CYTH domain-containing protein; translation: MDKYEIEVKSLLGNESMAQAFREKMVEIDPSVETISRHSQINHYFIDGDINFLHEKMLAHVPQEKHENLRNIIVDGKNHSIRVRLADEDLIFVIKSSIDDTTSDNGISRLEFEHKMPHLSIDELDQILFDAGFSYQAKWSREREEYKLGDINICLDKNAGYGYLVEFESVVSDASEAEEVKDRIYRLMEKMEAEELDQDRLARMFEHYNNNWKDYYGTDKVFSIE